Proteins encoded by one window of Vibrio rumoiensis:
- the norV gene encoding anaerobic nitric oxide reductase flavorubredoxin — translation MSIHVKNNIHWVGQRDWEVQNFHGTEYKITRGTSYNSYLIKEEKTVLIDTVDHRFSQQFVQNLEMEIDLNQIDYIVINHAEEDHAGALGALLAKIPNTPIYCTENAVDSITGHHHQPDWNFNVVKTGDSIDLGNGKALVFVESPMLHWPDSMMTYMTGDAVLFSNDAFGQHYCDEHLFNDEVDQVELYEQCLRYYANILTPFSPLVTSKIKEVLSLELPVDMIATAHGIVWRDNPTQIIHQYLEWADNYQEDRITLFYDSMSNNTRMMADAIAQGINDVDPNVAVKVFNVSLHDKNEILSNVFRSKGILVGSSTMNNVMMPKVAGMLEEITGLRFKNKKAAAFGSYGWNGGAVDRIHTRLMDCGFETVMSKKTKWRPDGKAMQECRDYGRQIAKEWALYDLSNVSHSAPKNVTNIMVNKAAAQSINHTQAANVIEPAIEPTTVEPTNSKNSSAEDQQAMLCTVCQWVYEPELGEPNQGVEPGTTWAKVPEDFLCPECGIGKEVFEPCTSTLGNNIDKDNQSQVA, via the coding sequence ATGTCTATTCATGTTAAAAATAATATCCACTGGGTTGGCCAACGTGACTGGGAAGTGCAAAATTTCCATGGTACAGAATATAAAATCACACGTGGCACCAGCTATAACAGCTACCTAATTAAAGAAGAAAAAACCGTTTTAATCGATACAGTCGATCATCGTTTTAGCCAGCAGTTTGTCCAAAACTTAGAAATGGAAATTGATCTGAACCAGATTGACTACATCGTTATCAACCATGCTGAAGAAGATCACGCCGGAGCTTTAGGCGCGCTATTAGCCAAAATCCCTAACACGCCAATCTATTGTACTGAGAATGCCGTTGATTCGATCACTGGTCACCACCACCAGCCTGATTGGAACTTTAATGTGGTTAAAACCGGAGACAGCATCGATTTAGGTAATGGCAAAGCGCTTGTATTTGTCGAGTCTCCAATGCTGCATTGGCCAGATAGCATGATGACCTACATGACCGGAGATGCTGTGCTATTTAGTAACGATGCATTTGGTCAGCACTATTGTGATGAACACCTATTTAATGATGAAGTCGATCAGGTTGAGCTTTATGAGCAATGTTTACGTTATTACGCCAATATCCTGACACCATTTAGCCCATTAGTAACATCTAAAATCAAAGAGGTGCTTAGTCTTGAGCTACCTGTTGATATGATCGCAACGGCTCATGGTATTGTATGGCGCGATAACCCAACTCAAATTATTCACCAATATCTAGAATGGGCGGATAACTACCAAGAAGATCGTATCACTTTATTTTATGACTCAATGTCGAACAACACACGCATGATGGCTGATGCTATTGCACAAGGCATTAATGATGTTGATCCAAATGTGGCGGTGAAAGTATTTAACGTCTCTTTGCACGATAAAAATGAAATCTTATCTAATGTATTCCGTTCAAAAGGTATCTTGGTTGGTTCTTCTACCATGAACAACGTCATGATGCCTAAAGTAGCTGGCATGCTAGAAGAAATCACAGGATTACGCTTTAAGAATAAAAAAGCTGCGGCATTTGGTAGCTATGGTTGGAATGGCGGAGCAGTTGACCGTATCCACACCCGCTTGATGGATTGCGGCTTTGAAACAGTAATGAGTAAGAAAACCAAATGGCGTCCTGATGGCAAAGCAATGCAAGAATGTCGTGATTATGGTCGTCAAATAGCCAAAGAATGGGCACTGTATGATCTATCTAATGTGAGTCATTCTGCGCCTAAAAACGTCACCAATATTATGGTAAATAAGGCTGCTGCTCAATCGATTAATCATACTCAAGCTGCCAATGTGATTGAACCCGCAATCGAACCGACAACTGTCGAGCCAACGAATAGCAAAAACTCGTCAGCCGAAGATCAGCAAGCAATGTTATGCACCGTTTGCCAATGGGTCTATGAGCCTGAACTTGGTGAGCCCAACCAAGGTGTTGAACCTGGAACAACTTGGGCAAAAGTGCCTGAAGATTTCTTATGCCCTGAGTGTGGCATTGGTAAAGAAGTGTTTGAACCTTGCACAAGCACATTAGGCAACAATATCGATAAAGATAACCAATCTCAGGTGGCGTAA
- the norR gene encoding nitric oxide reductase transcriptional regulator NorR, whose amino-acid sequence MQKFHSQITQLALDLTLGISNQDRFDRLLEVLRNILNCDAAALLAYRNQQFVPLAIDGLYDEVMGRRFNLDEHPRLEAIARAGDVVRFPADSDIADPYDGLIPNKGDQLHVHACVGLPLIAHGHLIGALTIDGFDAHQFDTFTDGDLRTISALAAASLHTSLLVKQLESQVVNTSDANSHITKEINLSEEMIGQSGAMMDLRMQIQAVANTDLSVLIMGETGVGKELVATAIHNQSNRAKQNLVYLNCAALPESVAESELFGHVKGAFTGAISHRKGKFELADNGTLFLDEVGELPLGLQSKLLRVLQYGDLQRVGDDSVLKVNTRIVAATNRDLHQDVVNGKFRADLYHRLSVFPIHVPALRERTGDITLLSGFFIEKCKHKLNLNHLSISPAALRLFGQYSWPGNIRQLEHAIHRAAVLARTENNQSSPITLQPHHFELIQAESTLLQGIENQKQLVNTVNSDIAKNYSLGLKAATETFQAQVIMEALNNNHQNWSATARELKIDSGNLHRLARRLGLK is encoded by the coding sequence ATGCAGAAGTTTCATTCACAAATAACGCAACTCGCACTTGATTTGACGTTAGGGATTTCCAATCAAGACCGCTTTGATCGTCTTCTAGAAGTATTAAGGAATATTTTAAATTGTGATGCTGCGGCATTGCTTGCTTATCGAAACCAACAGTTTGTGCCATTAGCGATTGATGGTTTGTATGATGAAGTGATGGGACGACGATTTAATCTTGATGAGCATCCCCGTTTAGAAGCGATTGCACGCGCGGGGGATGTGGTTCGATTTCCTGCCGATAGTGATATAGCTGACCCTTATGATGGACTGATCCCGAATAAAGGGGATCAGTTACATGTCCATGCTTGTGTTGGATTACCGCTAATTGCACATGGCCATTTGATTGGTGCGCTGACGATTGATGGTTTTGATGCTCATCAGTTTGACACTTTCACTGATGGTGATTTACGGACCATTAGTGCGTTGGCAGCCGCGAGTTTACATACTTCCTTATTAGTGAAGCAATTAGAGTCACAAGTGGTTAATACCAGTGATGCGAACTCGCATATCACCAAAGAAATTAATTTAAGTGAGGAGATGATTGGTCAGTCGGGCGCGATGATGGATTTAAGAATGCAGATTCAAGCGGTAGCTAATACTGATCTTTCAGTTTTGATTATGGGAGAAACGGGGGTAGGGAAGGAGCTTGTCGCGACTGCTATTCATAATCAATCAAACCGTGCTAAGCAAAATTTGGTGTATTTAAACTGTGCGGCTTTACCTGAGTCGGTGGCGGAAAGTGAGTTATTTGGCCATGTAAAAGGGGCTTTTACTGGTGCGATTAGTCACCGTAAAGGCAAATTTGAATTAGCCGATAATGGCACGCTATTTTTAGATGAAGTGGGTGAATTACCTTTAGGGCTACAATCCAAGTTATTGCGAGTATTGCAATATGGCGATTTGCAGCGAGTTGGCGATGACAGTGTACTTAAAGTGAATACCCGCATTGTAGCAGCAACCAACCGAGACTTGCATCAAGATGTAGTGAACGGCAAGTTTCGGGCTGATTTATATCACCGCTTGAGTGTCTTTCCTATTCATGTTCCGGCACTCAGAGAGCGGACTGGGGATATTACCTTATTGAGTGGCTTTTTTATTGAAAAGTGTAAACACAAACTGAATTTGAATCATCTAAGTATTTCTCCTGCGGCTTTGCGGTTATTTGGGCAATATAGTTGGCCGGGTAATATTCGTCAGCTTGAGCATGCTATCCATCGTGCAGCAGTGTTAGCAAGAACAGAAAATAACCAGTCTAGCCCGATTACTTTACAGCCTCATCATTTTGAATTGATACAAGCGGAATCCACCTTACTGCAAGGTATTGAGAATCAAAAACAGCTAGTGAATACCGTTAATTCAGATATAGCTAAGAACTACTCCTTAGGTCTAAAAGCGGCTACTGAGACATTTCAGGCGCAAGTGATCATGGAGGCACTAAACAATAATCATCAAAACTGGTCTGCCACCGCTCGTGAGTTGAAAATTGACAGTGGTAATTTACATCGATTAGCCAGACGCCTAGGATTAAAGTAA
- a CDS encoding lysophospholipid acyltransferase family protein produces the protein MQTSPFRLPNVTPFRLLERAAERITGLHTLDTYYRQLPRHLDTKSFLRHTLEKLGVQYQVSAGHLSDIPATGPLVIVANHPLGAVEGVILAEMLLQVRPDVKILANQFLKRLPELAPLFISVDVFEGKNAVGANIKALREGLKHLHNNGVLLVFPAGEVSTFDEQGQLNDKPWSRSVAKLIKRSNANALAMHINGHNSKSFYWAGMVHPYLRTAMLGREMLNKTNQVIDISIGELIDRNEIENLSSEQHIVDYLRLNTYLLAPRAEHQAPSLPHHTPVIAPIIQDRLISDIHGLATSAHLLSFKHFDVYCCDSTAIPNVLQEIGRIRETNFRLVNEGTGKECDLDEFDHDYQHLFIWDNEAQRLVGAYRLGLTDQIVQQKGVQGLYSRTLFHYDHKLISQFGHAIEMGRSVIDLPYQRSLTALLLLWKGIATYAYRNPQYTHLFGPVSISSEYSPTARELMVSTLEMHHFDQQSASLVKATNPLKKSRRNFWRADMLSSLADIQLLSKLLTRLGQQSIPVLLKQYLNLNGKLISFNVDKDFNDALDGLIVVDLRKVPQRTLAKYMGKEESLAYLKKHKT, from the coding sequence ATGCAAACCAGTCCTTTTCGTTTACCTAATGTGACTCCTTTTCGCCTACTCGAACGAGCGGCGGAAAGGATCACCGGCCTGCACACCTTAGATACTTATTATCGACAGCTACCAAGGCATCTCGACACTAAAAGCTTTTTACGCCACACCTTAGAAAAATTGGGCGTGCAATATCAAGTCTCAGCTGGGCACTTAAGTGATATTCCAGCCACTGGTCCTTTGGTGATTGTCGCCAATCATCCACTCGGTGCCGTCGAAGGCGTCATATTGGCGGAGATGCTGCTGCAAGTGCGCCCCGATGTAAAAATACTGGCCAATCAGTTCTTAAAAAGGCTGCCTGAGCTCGCGCCACTCTTTATTAGTGTCGATGTCTTCGAAGGAAAAAATGCGGTCGGTGCCAATATCAAAGCACTACGTGAAGGCCTGAAACACCTACACAATAATGGCGTATTGTTGGTGTTTCCTGCCGGAGAAGTATCGACCTTTGATGAACAAGGACAACTCAATGACAAACCTTGGAGTCGCTCCGTCGCCAAATTGATCAAACGTAGCAATGCCAACGCACTCGCCATGCATATCAACGGTCATAATAGTAAATCTTTTTATTGGGCAGGTATGGTCCATCCCTATTTACGAACGGCAATGCTAGGACGTGAAATGCTCAATAAAACCAATCAAGTCATTGATATTTCAATTGGTGAGTTGATTGATAGAAATGAGATTGAGAATTTATCTAGTGAGCAACACATCGTTGATTATCTGAGATTAAATACCTACTTACTTGCCCCTAGAGCCGAACACCAAGCGCCTAGTTTGCCTCATCACACCCCGGTGATCGCACCGATCATACAAGATCGATTGATCTCGGATATTCATGGACTCGCAACATCAGCCCACTTATTAAGTTTTAAACATTTTGACGTTTATTGCTGCGACAGCACGGCTATACCAAATGTATTGCAGGAAATTGGTCGAATTCGCGAAACCAATTTCCGCTTAGTCAATGAAGGGACGGGCAAAGAATGTGATTTAGATGAATTTGATCACGACTATCAACACCTCTTTATTTGGGATAACGAAGCTCAGCGATTAGTTGGTGCTTATAGACTAGGCTTAACCGACCAAATCGTGCAGCAAAAAGGCGTCCAAGGTTTGTATTCTCGTACCCTGTTTCATTATGATCACAAGCTCATCAGCCAGTTTGGTCATGCCATTGAAATGGGCCGCTCGGTGATCGACTTGCCTTATCAACGTAGCCTGACCGCGTTATTACTATTGTGGAAAGGGATCGCGACTTACGCTTACCGAAACCCACAATATACTCATTTGTTTGGTCCGGTTAGCATTAGCAGTGAATACAGCCCCACCGCGCGCGAATTAATGGTTTCCACCCTTGAAATGCATCATTTTGATCAGCAAAGTGCCAGCTTAGTGAAAGCAACTAACCCACTCAAAAAAAGCCGCCGCAACTTCTGGCGCGCCGATATGTTGTCGTCATTGGCCGATATTCAACTGTTATCTAAGCTATTAACCCGCTTAGGACAACAAAGCATTCCGGTGTTGTTAAAGCAGTATTTAAACCTAAATGGCAAACTGATCAGCTTTAATGTTGATAAAGACTTTAATGATGCACTAGATGGCTTAATCGTGGTTGATCTACGTAAAGTGCCACAGCGAACCCTAGCGAAATATATGGGAAAAGAGGAAAGTTTGGCGTATTTAAAAAAACACAAAACGTAA
- a CDS encoding NRDE family protein, translating to MCTLTWRITDQGYQVLFNRDEQKTRSIALPPQSFQQGDCNAFMPIDPDGQGSWISTNSYGVSLCLLNHYQGHIPTTVKQSRGQLVRQLAFCHNYQQFEAQLETIRWSDFPPFTLLIFDPHKVQQSSAMTAIIWNGIEVRHSEKTSPVTSSSFEFEQVQAARIKHFNNQTKHQRQPSFCQLLAYHMSHMPQANAHSVCMHRDDAETVSLTMIRVDANQVTMDYHPGSPCQPQTLHSLTDARTIKMEIEP from the coding sequence ATGTGTACCTTAACTTGGCGAATCACCGATCAGGGTTATCAAGTGCTGTTTAATCGCGACGAACAAAAAACGCGTTCGATTGCACTACCACCTCAAAGCTTTCAACAAGGCGATTGCAACGCATTCATGCCCATCGACCCTGATGGACAAGGCTCTTGGATTTCAACCAATAGCTATGGCGTTAGCTTATGCCTATTGAATCATTATCAAGGCCACATCCCGACGACCGTAAAACAAAGCCGTGGACAACTCGTGAGACAATTGGCGTTTTGTCATAACTACCAACAATTCGAAGCGCAATTAGAAACCATTCGTTGGAGTGATTTTCCACCTTTTACCTTACTCATCTTCGATCCTCATAAGGTTCAACAAAGCTCCGCAATGACAGCCATTATCTGGAATGGCATTGAGGTGAGACACAGTGAAAAAACCAGCCCGGTGACCTCATCTTCGTTCGAATTTGAGCAAGTACAAGCGGCTCGTATTAAACACTTCAACAACCAAACCAAACATCAGAGGCAACCCAGCTTCTGTCAATTACTCGCATACCACATGAGCCACATGCCACAAGCCAATGCGCATTCGGTATGCATGCATCGTGATGATGCCGAAACTGTCAGCCTGACGATGATCCGTGTCGACGCCAATCAAGTCACCATGGATTACCACCCAGGCTCACCATGTCAACCTCAAACCTTACACAGCCTCACTGATGCAAGAACAATAAAAATGGAGATAGAACCATGA
- a CDS encoding DinB family protein, translated as MSTSMAAPSDNHNAYHPLVSANLEGIEQALHLLKQLDNAQYTYVAKPYVQSSIGAHLRHINDMYFALMNYQQQGEIDYDQRRRGALVETQREVGIDELHAIKHWLLALEQRELSAPVTIKSETSIYQQQVCQMPSSLQRELLFVSSHTTHHFSVMRVNAEACQIKTNDIFSYAPATASYLRSLG; from the coding sequence ATGTCGACCTCTATGGCAGCACCATCAGACAATCACAACGCTTACCATCCATTAGTGAGCGCCAATCTTGAAGGCATTGAGCAAGCTCTGCATCTACTGAAGCAACTTGATAACGCTCAATACACCTACGTAGCCAAACCTTATGTGCAAAGTAGTATCGGTGCTCACTTGCGCCATATTAATGACATGTACTTTGCCCTAATGAACTACCAGCAACAAGGTGAGATCGATTACGACCAACGTCGCCGCGGTGCATTGGTCGAAACTCAGCGAGAAGTTGGTATTGATGAATTACACGCGATAAAGCATTGGTTACTCGCGCTTGAACAACGAGAATTATCGGCACCCGTCACCATAAAAAGTGAAACGTCCATTTACCAACAACAAGTCTGTCAGATGCCTTCTAGTCTACAGCGAGAGTTGCTGTTTGTGTCGAGCCATACCACTCACCATTTTTCGGTCATGAGAGTCAATGCGGAAGCCTGCCAAATTAAAACCAACGATATATTCTCTTATGCGCCGGCCACCGCCAGTTATTTAAGGAGTTTAGGCTAA
- a CDS encoding YHS domain-containing (seleno)protein, translated as MRTYWKTLTFALLLACQALFSTQAMAASDPIYTGFFSNKALEGYDTVAYFTDGKPVKGSDKFKAKYQGAEWWFTSKEHLDMFTNDPDKYAPQYGGYCAWAVGAKNQLAPGDPHQWTIHQGKLYINYDQSVQDTWLPKKEAFIQSADANWPKVLN; from the coding sequence ATGAGAACTTATTGGAAAACCTTAACCTTTGCTTTGTTATTGGCTTGCCAAGCCTTGTTTAGTACCCAAGCAATGGCGGCAAGTGACCCGATTTATACTGGTTTTTTCAGCAACAAAGCGCTCGAAGGTTATGACACCGTCGCCTACTTCACCGATGGAAAACCCGTCAAAGGGAGCGATAAATTTAAAGCGAAATACCAAGGTGCAGAATGGTGGTTTACCAGCAAAGAGCACCTCGATATGTTTACCAATGACCCTGATAAATACGCCCCTCAATACGGTGGCTATTGCGCTTGGGCGGTAGGTGCAAAAAACCAATTAGCACCGGGCGACCCTCATCAATGGACTATCCATCAAGGAAAGTTATACATCAACTACGACCAAAGTGTGCAAGATACCTGGCTTCCTAAAAAAGAAGCCTTTATCCAAAGCGCCGATGCGAATTGGCCCAAAGTTTTAAACTAG
- a CDS encoding Dps family protein produces MEKNMIGLDKQQTATLVGDLNLLLADYQILYTNVRGYHWNIKGRDFFELHAKFEEIYNDLVLKVDEIAERILTLGGTPVHGFSRYLAMSDLEETLNVSNGREAVGHILSAYRVLLNKQRQIVKAAAEVDDEGTVSLMSDYISQQEKETWMLNAYLQ; encoded by the coding sequence ATGGAAAAGAATATGATTGGTTTAGATAAACAACAAACAGCGACATTGGTGGGGGATCTCAACCTGTTACTGGCAGATTACCAAATTCTTTATACTAATGTACGTGGTTATCACTGGAATATTAAAGGTCGCGATTTCTTTGAATTACACGCAAAATTTGAAGAGATCTATAACGACTTAGTATTGAAAGTGGATGAAATCGCTGAACGTATCTTGACGCTAGGTGGTACACCGGTACATGGCTTCTCGCGCTATTTAGCTATGTCAGATCTTGAAGAAACGCTCAATGTTTCTAATGGTAGAGAAGCTGTGGGGCATATTTTGTCGGCTTACCGAGTTTTGTTGAATAAGCAGCGTCAAATTGTCAAAGCGGCAGCGGAAGTCGATGATGAAGGTACCGTTTCTTTGATGAGCGATTATATTAGCCAGCAAGAAAAAGAAACCTGGATGTTGAACGCTTACCTTCAATAA
- a CDS encoding IS30 family transposase → MNYQQLTEGRRYQISALLERGISVSEIAKTVQCHRSTVYRELKRGRKGSHYCPSEAQAFSIKKRTSARKYRIPKERVDFIRLLLEADWSPEQISSVLNRVGAAVSHEWIYRFVAQDKRLGGKLYRHLRQGHKRYRRGRKEKAPAIKNAVSIDDRPSIVDSKERLGDWEIDTVLGKHGTGAMVTILERKTRFYVVKKVPSKSADDVTQATIELLMPYKEHVHTITADNGREFAGHETIAKALEADVYFAHPYSSWERGANENANGLLRQYVKKGTDLTTVTDSDIEFAVSRINYRPKKCLDFKQPAIVFKEMALAA, encoded by the coding sequence ATGAATTATCAGCAGTTGACCGAGGGCAGAAGATACCAGATTTCTGCTCTTTTGGAACGGGGAATTTCGGTTTCTGAAATAGCCAAAACCGTTCAGTGCCATCGCTCTACGGTATATCGGGAGCTTAAACGCGGCCGCAAAGGCAGTCATTATTGCCCAAGCGAAGCTCAGGCATTCTCAATCAAAAAACGCACATCAGCGCGTAAATACAGAATACCAAAGGAGCGTGTTGATTTTATCCGCCTCCTTCTAGAAGCAGATTGGAGTCCAGAGCAGATTTCCAGTGTATTAAATAGAGTCGGTGCCGCTGTCAGTCATGAGTGGATCTACCGATTTGTTGCGCAGGATAAACGCTTGGGAGGCAAGTTATATCGCCACTTGAGGCAAGGTCACAAGCGGTATCGTCGCGGTAGAAAAGAGAAAGCGCCAGCGATCAAGAATGCTGTTTCTATCGATGATAGGCCAAGCATCGTTGACAGTAAGGAGCGATTGGGTGATTGGGAAATCGACACCGTATTAGGTAAACATGGCACTGGTGCTATGGTGACCATTTTAGAGCGTAAAACTCGATTTTACGTGGTCAAGAAAGTGCCATCGAAGTCAGCAGATGATGTCACCCAAGCCACCATAGAGCTACTCATGCCTTATAAGGAACATGTCCATACCATCACGGCAGATAATGGGAGAGAGTTTGCAGGCCACGAAACCATCGCAAAGGCGTTGGAGGCTGATGTGTACTTTGCCCATCCTTATAGCTCTTGGGAGCGTGGAGCCAATGAGAATGCTAACGGGCTTTTAAGGCAATATGTGAAGAAAGGAACCGACTTAACAACGGTAACAGACAGCGATATTGAATTCGCTGTATCACGGATAAATTATCGCCCGAAAAAGTGTTTAGACTTCAAGCAACCAGCGATTGTCTTTAAAGAAATGGCATTGGCTGCTTGA
- the norW gene encoding NADH:flavorubredoxin reductase NorW, with protein MSNPIMIIGSGFAAYQLVKALRRSDKQTLITVITTDDGHDYNKPDLSHVFTNKHMADALIRQTADNFAQDNEITIYTQTKVEMVDRHAQNVTTTKGDVLSYSKLVLATGASTFIPAMNGSAAKEVITLNSRIEYQAAQHKLDQAEHVLIIGAGLIGTELAMDLSTSGKTVSVVDPCDSVMQTMLPDAISAPLQKKLTQDGVKLHLNNTVQALEQTDFGIEVILSSGEQFLVDSVISASGIKPNIQLAQQTGLSVDKGIVVNRQLQTSDSNIYALGDCAQIENKVLSYLQPTLLSANVLAKVLLQPESLLQTAGPAATLKLPAMLVKVKTTNFPIQLAGQTGQSVPKWSIELDPEGITARAFDDNNELVGFVTTQNHMSNALKMLKTLPTLL; from the coding sequence ATGAGTAATCCAATTATGATCATAGGCAGTGGTTTCGCTGCCTATCAATTAGTGAAGGCATTACGCCGTTCAGATAAACAAACCCTAATTACAGTAATTACCACTGATGATGGCCATGACTACAATAAGCCCGATCTTAGCCATGTGTTTACCAACAAACACATGGCTGATGCGCTTATCCGCCAAACTGCAGATAACTTCGCACAAGATAATGAGATCACAATCTATACCCAAACCAAAGTGGAAATGGTTGATCGCCACGCACAAAACGTGACAACAACCAAAGGTGATGTACTTAGCTATTCAAAACTGGTATTGGCGACCGGCGCTTCAACTTTTATTCCAGCGATGAATGGCTCAGCGGCTAAAGAGGTGATAACACTCAATAGCCGTATAGAGTATCAAGCAGCGCAGCATAAACTGGACCAAGCAGAACATGTACTCATTATTGGCGCAGGATTAATTGGCACAGAACTGGCAATGGATCTTTCAACATCAGGTAAAACAGTGTCGGTTGTTGACCCTTGCGACAGCGTCATGCAAACCATGTTACCAGATGCCATTTCTGCTCCTTTACAGAAAAAGTTAACCCAAGATGGCGTAAAGTTACATTTAAATAATACCGTGCAAGCACTCGAACAAACGGATTTTGGCATAGAGGTTATTCTTAGTTCTGGTGAACAATTTCTTGTCGATAGTGTTATTTCCGCTTCAGGGATCAAGCCCAATATCCAACTAGCACAACAGACTGGCTTATCAGTAGATAAAGGCATAGTAGTCAATCGTCAATTACAAACATCCGACTCAAATATCTATGCACTTGGTGATTGTGCTCAAATTGAGAATAAAGTTCTTTCATATCTGCAGCCAACCTTATTAAGCGCCAACGTATTAGCTAAAGTCTTATTACAACCCGAAAGCTTATTACAAACAGCAGGCCCAGCAGCAACGTTAAAATTGCCGGCTATGCTAGTAAAAGTAAAAACGACTAATTTTCCAATTCAATTAGCAGGACAAACTGGTCAATCCGTACCAAAGTGGTCGATTGAATTAGATCCGGAAGGCATCACTGCACGTGCATTTGATGACAATAATGAACTAGTGGGCTTTGTCACCACACAAAACCACATGAGTAATGCGTTGAAAATGCTCAAAACATTACCAACATTACTGTAG
- a CDS encoding SLC13 family permease, which produces MSMLEKESVIPGNSRYLGLILGPLVLILTLIFPAPFEGMSEPAWRMVGLATFMAIWWVTEAAPIPVTSFLPIILSPLLGTADIKTATAAYANPLIFLFLGGFMLSIAMEKWNLHRRVALIAMLAVGNKPAHQVGGLMLVTAFLSMWMSNTATAVMMLPIGMSIIGMVCGEKGDKNPQFASALLLGIAYSASIGGLATLIGTPPNALLAAYLSNTYQIELGFGRWMMVGLPLTIVMLTLAWVWLTKVSYKLPNEEAGDARSLLKNQLQLLGKLSKGEKWVAVIFVGAAVSWIIRPLLAKWTGLPINDTSIAIFAALLLFVIPVNVKTQQFVLDWESTKKLPWGVLLLFGGGLSLAAQIKSSGLADFIGDSLGATSGMPIIVVMLIVTAAIIFLTEVTSNTATAAGFLPLLGPIAIAMGEGPMMLAIPAALAASCAFMMPVATPPNSIVFASGQLKIKEMIRAGFALNIMGIFIITALSYTLAAWVFGM; this is translated from the coding sequence ATGTCGATGCTAGAAAAAGAATCCGTTATCCCGGGAAATTCCCGTTACTTAGGTCTTATCCTTGGACCTTTGGTGTTAATCCTGACATTAATTTTTCCTGCCCCATTTGAAGGGATGAGCGAACCGGCTTGGCGTATGGTGGGCTTGGCGACCTTTATGGCGATTTGGTGGGTAACCGAGGCGGCGCCGATTCCTGTGACGTCATTTTTACCGATCATTCTTTCTCCTTTGCTTGGCACGGCAGATATTAAAACCGCGACAGCGGCTTATGCGAATCCATTAATCTTTCTGTTTTTGGGCGGCTTTATGTTGTCGATTGCGATGGAAAAATGGAACCTGCATCGGCGCGTTGCCCTGATTGCGATGTTAGCGGTGGGCAATAAACCCGCCCATCAAGTCGGTGGATTAATGTTGGTGACGGCTTTTCTTTCGATGTGGATGAGTAATACTGCGACTGCGGTAATGATGCTGCCGATTGGAATGTCGATTATCGGCATGGTATGCGGCGAAAAAGGCGATAAAAACCCGCAATTTGCTAGCGCGTTATTATTGGGTATCGCCTATTCCGCTAGTATTGGTGGGCTTGCGACTTTAATTGGTACGCCGCCTAATGCTTTGCTTGCGGCATATTTATCTAACACCTATCAAATTGAACTAGGGTTTGGTCGCTGGATGATGGTGGGGTTACCTCTTACTATTGTGATGCTGACACTGGCTTGGGTGTGGTTGACTAAGGTGTCTTATAAGTTGCCGAATGAAGAAGCGGGTGATGCTCGCAGCTTATTGAAAAACCAATTGCAGTTATTGGGTAAATTAAGCAAAGGCGAAAAATGGGTGGCGGTGATTTTTGTCGGTGCCGCAGTCAGCTGGATTATTCGTCCGTTGCTTGCCAAATGGACTGGCTTGCCAATTAATGATACCAGTATTGCCATTTTTGCGGCTTTATTGCTGTTTGTGATTCCAGTCAACGTGAAAACACAGCAGTTTGTTTTAGATTGGGAAAGCACCAAGAAATTGCCTTGGGGCGTACTACTACTGTTTGGTGGTGGCTTAAGTTTAGCGGCGCAGATTAAATCGTCTGGTTTAGCGGATTTCATTGGTGATAGCCTAGGAGCGACTAGTGGTATGCCGATTATTGTTGTGATGTTGATTGTTACTGCAGCAATTATCTTCTTAACTGAAGTCACCAGTAATACCGCTACGGCAGCCGGCTTTTTACCATTACTTGGCCCAATTGCTATTGCGATGGGGGAAGGCCCAATGATGTTGGCGATCCCAGCCGCACTTGCCGCAAGTTGCGCCTTTATGATGCCAGTGGCAACACCGCCAAACAGTATCGTATTTGCTTCCGGTCAGCTTAAAATTAAAGAGATGATCCGCGCAGGTTTTGCATTGAATATCATGGGCATTTTCATCATCACTGCATTAAGTTACACGCTAGCCGCTTGGGTGTTTGGGATGTAG